A single region of the Gorilla gorilla gorilla isolate KB3781 chromosome 1, NHGRI_mGorGor1-v2.1_pri, whole genome shotgun sequence genome encodes:
- the CD55 gene encoding complement decay-accelerating factor isoform X8 translates to MTVARPSVPAALPLLGELPRLLLLVLLCLPAVWGDCGLPPEVPNAQPALEGRTSFPEDTVITYKCEEGFVKIPGEKDSVICLKGSQWSDIEEFCNRSCEVPTRLNSASLKQPYITQNYFPVGTIVEYECRPGYMREPSLSTKLTCLQNLKWSTAVEFCKKKSCPNPGEIRNGQIDVPSGILFGATISFSCNTGYKLFGSTSSFCLISGSSVQWSDPLPECREIYCPAPPQIDNGIIQGERDHYGYRQSITYACNKGFTMIGEHSIYCTVNNDEGEWSGPPPECRGKSLTSKVPPTVQKPTTVNVPTTEVSPTSQKTTTKTTTPNAQGTETPSVLQKHTTENVSATRTPPTPQKPTIVNVPATIVTPTPQKPTTINVPATGVSSTPQRHTIVNVSATGTLPTLQKPTRANDSATKSPAAAQTSFISKTLSTKTPSAAQNPMMTHASATQATLTAQRFTTAKVAFTQSPPAARKSTNVHSPVTNGLKSTQRFPSAHITATRSTPVSRTTKHFHETTPNKGNGTTSGTTRLLSGSRPVTQAGMRWCDRSSLQSRTPGFKRSFHFSLPSSWYYR, encoded by the exons ATGACCGTCGCGCGGCCGAGCGTGCCCGCGGCGCTGCCCCTCCTCGGGGAGCTGCcccggctgctgctgctggtgctgtTGTGCCTGCCGGCCGTGTGGG GTGACTGTGGCCTTCCCCCAGAAGTACCTAATGCCCAGCCAGCTTTGGAAGGCCGTACAAGTTTTCCCGAGGATACCGTAATAACGTACAAATGTGAAGAAGGCTTTGTGAAAATTCCTGGCGAGAAGGACTCAGTGATCTGCCTTAAGGGCAGTCAATGGTCAGATATTGAAGAGTTCTGCAATC GTAGCTGCGAGGTGCCAACCAGGCTAAATTCTGCATCCCTCAAACAGCCTTATATCACTCAGAATTATTTTCCAGTCGGTACTATTGTGGAATATGAGTGCCGTCCAGGTTACATGAGAGAACCTTCTCTATCAACAAAACTAACTTGCCTTCAGAATTTAAAATGGTCCACAGCAGTCGAATTTTGTAAAA AGAAATCATGCCCTAATCCGGGAGAAATACGAAATGGTCAGATTGATGTACCAAGTGGCATATTATTTGGTGCAACCATCTCCTTCTCATGTAACACAGG GTACAAATTATTTGGCTCGACTTCTAGTTTTTGTCTTATTTCAGGCAGCTCTGTCCAGTGGAGTGACCCGTTGCCAGAGTGCAGAG aaatttattgtCCAGCACCACCACAAATTGACAATGGAATAATTCAAGGGGAACGTGACCATTATGGATATAGACAGTCTATAACGTATGCATGTAATAAAGGATTCACCATGATTGGAGAGCACTCTATTTATTGTACTGTGAATAACGATGAAGGAGAGTGGAGTGGCCCACCACCTGAATGCAGAG GAAAATCTCTAACTTCCAAGGTCCCACCAACAGTTCAGAAACCTACCACAGTAAATGTTCCAACTACAGAAGTCTCACCAACTTCTCAGAAAACCACCACAAAAACCACCACACCAAATGCTCAAGGTACAGAGACTCCATCAGTTCTTCAAAAACACACCACAGAGAATGTTTCAGCTACAAGAACCCCACCAACTCCTCAGAAACCCACCATAGTAAATGTCCCAGCTACAATAGTCACACCAACACCTCAGAAACCCACCACAATAAATGTTCCAGCTACAGGAGTCTCATCAACACCTCAAAGACACACCATAGTAAACGTTTCAGCTACAGGAACCCTACCAACTCTTCAGAAACCCACCAGAGCAAATGATTCAGCCACCAAATCCCCAGCAGCAGCTCAGACATCTTTCATATCAAAAACCCTATCTACAAAGACCCCTTCTGCAGCTCAGAATCCCATGATGACACATGCTTCTGCTACACAGGCCACACTAACAGCCCAAAGATTCACCACAGCAAAAGTTGCATTTACGCAGAGTCCTCCAGCAGCACGTAAGTCCACTAATGTACATTCCCCAGTGACTAATGGTCTCAAGAGTACACAAAGATTCCCTTCTGCTCATATTACAGCAACACGGAGTACACCTGTTTCCAGGACAACCAAGCATTTTCATGAAACAACCCCAAATAAAGGAAATGGAACCACTTCAG GTACTACCCGTCTTCTATCTG gttctcgtcctgtcacccaggctggtatgcggtggtgtgatcgtagctcactgcagtctcgaactcctgggttcaagcgatccttccacttcagcctcccaagtagctggtactacag
- the CD55 gene encoding complement decay-accelerating factor isoform X12: MTVARPSVPAALPLLGELPRLLLLVLLCLPAVWGDCGLPPEVPNAQPALEGRTSFPEDTVITYKCEEGFVKIPGEKDSVICLKGSQWSDIEEFCNRSCEVPTRLNSASLKQPYITQNYFPVGTIVEYECRPGYMREPSLSTKLTCLQNLKWSTAVEFCKKKSCPNPGEIRNGQIDVPSGILFGATISFSCNTGYKLFGSTSSFCLISGSSVQWSDPLPECREIYCPAPPQIDNGIIQGERDHYGYRQSITYACNKGFTMIGEHSIYCTVNNDEGEWSGPPPECRGKSLTSKVPPTVQKPTTVNVPTTEVSPTSQKTTTKTTTPNAQGTETPSVLQKHTTENVSATRTPPTPQKPTIVNVPATIVTPTPQKPTTINVPATGVSSTPQRHTIVNVSATGTLPTLQKPTRANDSATKSPAAAQTSFISKTLSTKTPSAAQNPMMTHASATQATLTAQRFTTAKVAFTQSPPAAPTRSTPVSRTTKHFHETTPNKGNGTTSGTTRLLSGHTCFTLTGLLGMLVTMGLPT, translated from the exons ATGACCGTCGCGCGGCCGAGCGTGCCCGCGGCGCTGCCCCTCCTCGGGGAGCTGCcccggctgctgctgctggtgctgtTGTGCCTGCCGGCCGTGTGGG GTGACTGTGGCCTTCCCCCAGAAGTACCTAATGCCCAGCCAGCTTTGGAAGGCCGTACAAGTTTTCCCGAGGATACCGTAATAACGTACAAATGTGAAGAAGGCTTTGTGAAAATTCCTGGCGAGAAGGACTCAGTGATCTGCCTTAAGGGCAGTCAATGGTCAGATATTGAAGAGTTCTGCAATC GTAGCTGCGAGGTGCCAACCAGGCTAAATTCTGCATCCCTCAAACAGCCTTATATCACTCAGAATTATTTTCCAGTCGGTACTATTGTGGAATATGAGTGCCGTCCAGGTTACATGAGAGAACCTTCTCTATCAACAAAACTAACTTGCCTTCAGAATTTAAAATGGTCCACAGCAGTCGAATTTTGTAAAA AGAAATCATGCCCTAATCCGGGAGAAATACGAAATGGTCAGATTGATGTACCAAGTGGCATATTATTTGGTGCAACCATCTCCTTCTCATGTAACACAGG GTACAAATTATTTGGCTCGACTTCTAGTTTTTGTCTTATTTCAGGCAGCTCTGTCCAGTGGAGTGACCCGTTGCCAGAGTGCAGAG aaatttattgtCCAGCACCACCACAAATTGACAATGGAATAATTCAAGGGGAACGTGACCATTATGGATATAGACAGTCTATAACGTATGCATGTAATAAAGGATTCACCATGATTGGAGAGCACTCTATTTATTGTACTGTGAATAACGATGAAGGAGAGTGGAGTGGCCCACCACCTGAATGCAGAG GAAAATCTCTAACTTCCAAGGTCCCACCAACAGTTCAGAAACCTACCACAGTAAATGTTCCAACTACAGAAGTCTCACCAACTTCTCAGAAAACCACCACAAAAACCACCACACCAAATGCTCAAGGTACAGAGACTCCATCAGTTCTTCAAAAACACACCACAGAGAATGTTTCAGCTACAAGAACCCCACCAACTCCTCAGAAACCCACCATAGTAAATGTCCCAGCTACAATAGTCACACCAACACCTCAGAAACCCACCACAATAAATGTTCCAGCTACAGGAGTCTCATCAACACCTCAAAGACACACCATAGTAAACGTTTCAGCTACAGGAACCCTACCAACTCTTCAGAAACCCACCAGAGCAAATGATTCAGCCACCAAATCCCCAGCAGCAGCTCAGACATCTTTCATATCAAAAACCCTATCTACAAAGACCCCTTCTGCAGCTCAGAATCCCATGATGACACATGCTTCTGCTACACAGGCCACACTAACAGCCCAAAGATTCACCACAGCAAAAGTTGCATTTACGCAGAGTCCTCCAGCAGCAC CAACACGGAGTACACCTGTTTCCAGGACAACCAAGCATTTTCATGAAACAACCCCAAATAAAGGAAATGGAACCACTTCAG GTACTACCCGTCTTCTATCTG
- the CD55 gene encoding complement decay-accelerating factor isoform X19, with product MTVARPSVPAALPLLGELPRLLLLVLLCLPAVWGDCGLPPEVPNAQPALEGRTSFPEDTVITYKCEEGFVKIPGEKDSVICLKGSQWSDIEEFCNRSCEVPTRLNSASLKQPYITQNYFPVGTIVEYECRPGYMREPSLSTKLTCLQNLKWSTAVEFCKKKSCPNPGEIRNGQIDVPSGILFGATISFSCNTGYKLFGSTSSFCLISGSSVQWSDPLPECREIYCPAPPQIDNGIIQGERDHYGYRQSITYACNKGFTMIGEHSIYCTVNNDEGEWSGPPPECRGKSLTSKVPPTVQKPTTVNVPTTEVSPTSQKTTTKTTTPNAQATRSTPVSRTTKHFHETTPNKGNGTTSGTTRLLSDRFSSCHPGWYAVV from the exons ATGACCGTCGCGCGGCCGAGCGTGCCCGCGGCGCTGCCCCTCCTCGGGGAGCTGCcccggctgctgctgctggtgctgtTGTGCCTGCCGGCCGTGTGGG GTGACTGTGGCCTTCCCCCAGAAGTACCTAATGCCCAGCCAGCTTTGGAAGGCCGTACAAGTTTTCCCGAGGATACCGTAATAACGTACAAATGTGAAGAAGGCTTTGTGAAAATTCCTGGCGAGAAGGACTCAGTGATCTGCCTTAAGGGCAGTCAATGGTCAGATATTGAAGAGTTCTGCAATC GTAGCTGCGAGGTGCCAACCAGGCTAAATTCTGCATCCCTCAAACAGCCTTATATCACTCAGAATTATTTTCCAGTCGGTACTATTGTGGAATATGAGTGCCGTCCAGGTTACATGAGAGAACCTTCTCTATCAACAAAACTAACTTGCCTTCAGAATTTAAAATGGTCCACAGCAGTCGAATTTTGTAAAA AGAAATCATGCCCTAATCCGGGAGAAATACGAAATGGTCAGATTGATGTACCAAGTGGCATATTATTTGGTGCAACCATCTCCTTCTCATGTAACACAGG GTACAAATTATTTGGCTCGACTTCTAGTTTTTGTCTTATTTCAGGCAGCTCTGTCCAGTGGAGTGACCCGTTGCCAGAGTGCAGAG aaatttattgtCCAGCACCACCACAAATTGACAATGGAATAATTCAAGGGGAACGTGACCATTATGGATATAGACAGTCTATAACGTATGCATGTAATAAAGGATTCACCATGATTGGAGAGCACTCTATTTATTGTACTGTGAATAACGATGAAGGAGAGTGGAGTGGCCCACCACCTGAATGCAGAG GAAAATCTCTAACTTCCAAGGTCCCACCAACAGTTCAGAAACCTACCACAGTAAATGTTCCAACTACAGAAGTCTCACCAACTTCTCAGAAAACCACCACAAAAACCACCACACCAAATGCTCAAG CAACACGGAGTACACCTGTTTCCAGGACAACCAAGCATTTTCATGAAACAACCCCAAATAAAGGAAATGGAACCACTTCAG GTACTACCCGTCTTCTATCTG acaggttctcgtcctgtcacccaggctggtatgcggtggtgtga
- the CD55 gene encoding complement decay-accelerating factor isoform X3, producing MTVARPSVPAALPLLGELPRLLLLVLLCLPAVWGDCGLPPEVPNAQPALEGRTSFPEDTVITYKCEEGFVKIPGEKDSVICLKGSQWSDIEEFCNRSCEVPTRLNSASLKQPYITQNYFPVGTIVEYECRPGYMREPSLSTKLTCLQNLKWSTAVEFCKKKSCPNPGEIRNGQIDVPSGILFGATISFSCNTGYKLFGSTSSFCLISGSSVQWSDPLPECREIYCPAPPQIDNGIIQGERDHYGYRQSITYACNKGFTMIGEHSIYCTVNNDEGEWSGPPPECRGKSLTSKVPPTVQKPTTVNVPTTEVSPTSQKTTTKTTTPNAQGTETPSVLQKHTTENVSATRTPPTPQKPTIVNVPATIVTPTPQKPTTINVPATGVSSTPQRHTIVNVSATGTLPTLQKPTRANDSATKSPAAAQTSFISKTLSTKTPSAAQNPMMTHASATQATLTAQRFTTAKVAFTQSPPAARKSTNVHSPVTNGLKSTQRFPSAHITATRSTPVSRTTKHFHETTPNKGNGTTSGTTRLLSGSRPVTQAGMRWCDRSSLQSRTPGFKRSFHFSLPSSWYYRAHVFHIDRFAWDASNHGLADLAKEELRRKYTQVYRLFLVS from the exons ATGACCGTCGCGCGGCCGAGCGTGCCCGCGGCGCTGCCCCTCCTCGGGGAGCTGCcccggctgctgctgctggtgctgtTGTGCCTGCCGGCCGTGTGGG GTGACTGTGGCCTTCCCCCAGAAGTACCTAATGCCCAGCCAGCTTTGGAAGGCCGTACAAGTTTTCCCGAGGATACCGTAATAACGTACAAATGTGAAGAAGGCTTTGTGAAAATTCCTGGCGAGAAGGACTCAGTGATCTGCCTTAAGGGCAGTCAATGGTCAGATATTGAAGAGTTCTGCAATC GTAGCTGCGAGGTGCCAACCAGGCTAAATTCTGCATCCCTCAAACAGCCTTATATCACTCAGAATTATTTTCCAGTCGGTACTATTGTGGAATATGAGTGCCGTCCAGGTTACATGAGAGAACCTTCTCTATCAACAAAACTAACTTGCCTTCAGAATTTAAAATGGTCCACAGCAGTCGAATTTTGTAAAA AGAAATCATGCCCTAATCCGGGAGAAATACGAAATGGTCAGATTGATGTACCAAGTGGCATATTATTTGGTGCAACCATCTCCTTCTCATGTAACACAGG GTACAAATTATTTGGCTCGACTTCTAGTTTTTGTCTTATTTCAGGCAGCTCTGTCCAGTGGAGTGACCCGTTGCCAGAGTGCAGAG aaatttattgtCCAGCACCACCACAAATTGACAATGGAATAATTCAAGGGGAACGTGACCATTATGGATATAGACAGTCTATAACGTATGCATGTAATAAAGGATTCACCATGATTGGAGAGCACTCTATTTATTGTACTGTGAATAACGATGAAGGAGAGTGGAGTGGCCCACCACCTGAATGCAGAG GAAAATCTCTAACTTCCAAGGTCCCACCAACAGTTCAGAAACCTACCACAGTAAATGTTCCAACTACAGAAGTCTCACCAACTTCTCAGAAAACCACCACAAAAACCACCACACCAAATGCTCAAGGTACAGAGACTCCATCAGTTCTTCAAAAACACACCACAGAGAATGTTTCAGCTACAAGAACCCCACCAACTCCTCAGAAACCCACCATAGTAAATGTCCCAGCTACAATAGTCACACCAACACCTCAGAAACCCACCACAATAAATGTTCCAGCTACAGGAGTCTCATCAACACCTCAAAGACACACCATAGTAAACGTTTCAGCTACAGGAACCCTACCAACTCTTCAGAAACCCACCAGAGCAAATGATTCAGCCACCAAATCCCCAGCAGCAGCTCAGACATCTTTCATATCAAAAACCCTATCTACAAAGACCCCTTCTGCAGCTCAGAATCCCATGATGACACATGCTTCTGCTACACAGGCCACACTAACAGCCCAAAGATTCACCACAGCAAAAGTTGCATTTACGCAGAGTCCTCCAGCAGCACGTAAGTCCACTAATGTACATTCCCCAGTGACTAATGGTCTCAAGAGTACACAAAGATTCCCTTCTGCTCATATTACAGCAACACGGAGTACACCTGTTTCCAGGACAACCAAGCATTTTCATGAAACAACCCCAAATAAAGGAAATGGAACCACTTCAG GTACTACCCGTCTTCTATCTG gttctcgtcctgtcacccaggctggtatgcggtggtgtgatcgtagctcactgcagtctcgaactcctgggttcaagcgatccttccacttcagcctcccaagtagctggtactacag
- the CD55 gene encoding complement decay-accelerating factor isoform X15, translating to MTVARPSVPAALPLLGELPRLLLLVLLCLPAVWGDCGLPPEVPNAQPALEGRTSFPEDTVITYKCEEGFVKIPGEKDSVICLKGSQWSDIEEFCNRSCEVPTRLNSASLKQPYITQNYFPVGTIVEYECRPGYMREPSLSTKLTCLQNLKWSTAVEFCKKKSCPNPGEIRNGQIDVPSGILFGATISFSCNTGYKLFGSTSSFCLISGSSVQWSDPLPECREIYCPAPPQIDNGIIQGERDHYGYRQSITYACNKGFTMIGEHSIYCTVNNDEGEWSGPPPECRGKSLTSKVPPTVQKPTTVNVPTTEVSPTSQKTTTKTTTPNAQATRSTPVSRTTKHFHETTPNKGNGTTSGTTRLLSGSRPVTQAGMRWCDRSSLQSRTPGFKRSFHFSLPSSWYYRAHVFHIDRFAWDASNHGLADLAKEELRRKYTQVYRLFLVS from the exons ATGACCGTCGCGCGGCCGAGCGTGCCCGCGGCGCTGCCCCTCCTCGGGGAGCTGCcccggctgctgctgctggtgctgtTGTGCCTGCCGGCCGTGTGGG GTGACTGTGGCCTTCCCCCAGAAGTACCTAATGCCCAGCCAGCTTTGGAAGGCCGTACAAGTTTTCCCGAGGATACCGTAATAACGTACAAATGTGAAGAAGGCTTTGTGAAAATTCCTGGCGAGAAGGACTCAGTGATCTGCCTTAAGGGCAGTCAATGGTCAGATATTGAAGAGTTCTGCAATC GTAGCTGCGAGGTGCCAACCAGGCTAAATTCTGCATCCCTCAAACAGCCTTATATCACTCAGAATTATTTTCCAGTCGGTACTATTGTGGAATATGAGTGCCGTCCAGGTTACATGAGAGAACCTTCTCTATCAACAAAACTAACTTGCCTTCAGAATTTAAAATGGTCCACAGCAGTCGAATTTTGTAAAA AGAAATCATGCCCTAATCCGGGAGAAATACGAAATGGTCAGATTGATGTACCAAGTGGCATATTATTTGGTGCAACCATCTCCTTCTCATGTAACACAGG GTACAAATTATTTGGCTCGACTTCTAGTTTTTGTCTTATTTCAGGCAGCTCTGTCCAGTGGAGTGACCCGTTGCCAGAGTGCAGAG aaatttattgtCCAGCACCACCACAAATTGACAATGGAATAATTCAAGGGGAACGTGACCATTATGGATATAGACAGTCTATAACGTATGCATGTAATAAAGGATTCACCATGATTGGAGAGCACTCTATTTATTGTACTGTGAATAACGATGAAGGAGAGTGGAGTGGCCCACCACCTGAATGCAGAG GAAAATCTCTAACTTCCAAGGTCCCACCAACAGTTCAGAAACCTACCACAGTAAATGTTCCAACTACAGAAGTCTCACCAACTTCTCAGAAAACCACCACAAAAACCACCACACCAAATGCTCAAG CAACACGGAGTACACCTGTTTCCAGGACAACCAAGCATTTTCATGAAACAACCCCAAATAAAGGAAATGGAACCACTTCAG GTACTACCCGTCTTCTATCTG gttctcgtcctgtcacccaggctggtatgcggtggtgtgatcgtagctcactgcagtctcgaactcctgggttcaagcgatccttccacttcagcctcccaagtagctggtactacag
- the CD55 gene encoding complement decay-accelerating factor isoform X11 translates to MTVARPSVPAALPLLGELPRLLLLVLLCLPAVWGDCGLPPEVPNAQPALEGRTSFPEDTVITYKCEEGFVKIPGEKDSVICLKGSQWSDIEEFCNRSCEVPTRLNSASLKQPYITQNYFPVGTIVEYECRPGYMREPSLSTKLTCLQNLKWSTAVEFCKKKSCPNPGEIRNGQIDVPSGILFGATISFSCNTGYKLFGSTSSFCLISGSSVQWSDPLPECREIYCPAPPQIDNGIIQGERDHYGYRQSITYACNKGFTMIGEHSIYCTVNNDEGEWSGPPPECRGKSLTSKVPPTVQKPTTVNVPTTEVSPTSQKTTTKTTTPNAQGTETPSVLQKHTTENVSATRTPPTPQKPTIVNVPATIVTPTPQKPTTINVPATGVSSTPQRHTIVNVSATGTLPTLQKPTRANDSATKSPAAAQTSFISKTLSTKTPSAAQNPMMTHASATQATLTAQRFTTAKVAFTQSPPAARKSTNVHSPVTNGLKSTQRFPSAHITATRSTPVSRTTKHFHETTPNKGNGTTSGTTRLLSDRFSSCHPGWYAVV, encoded by the exons ATGACCGTCGCGCGGCCGAGCGTGCCCGCGGCGCTGCCCCTCCTCGGGGAGCTGCcccggctgctgctgctggtgctgtTGTGCCTGCCGGCCGTGTGGG GTGACTGTGGCCTTCCCCCAGAAGTACCTAATGCCCAGCCAGCTTTGGAAGGCCGTACAAGTTTTCCCGAGGATACCGTAATAACGTACAAATGTGAAGAAGGCTTTGTGAAAATTCCTGGCGAGAAGGACTCAGTGATCTGCCTTAAGGGCAGTCAATGGTCAGATATTGAAGAGTTCTGCAATC GTAGCTGCGAGGTGCCAACCAGGCTAAATTCTGCATCCCTCAAACAGCCTTATATCACTCAGAATTATTTTCCAGTCGGTACTATTGTGGAATATGAGTGCCGTCCAGGTTACATGAGAGAACCTTCTCTATCAACAAAACTAACTTGCCTTCAGAATTTAAAATGGTCCACAGCAGTCGAATTTTGTAAAA AGAAATCATGCCCTAATCCGGGAGAAATACGAAATGGTCAGATTGATGTACCAAGTGGCATATTATTTGGTGCAACCATCTCCTTCTCATGTAACACAGG GTACAAATTATTTGGCTCGACTTCTAGTTTTTGTCTTATTTCAGGCAGCTCTGTCCAGTGGAGTGACCCGTTGCCAGAGTGCAGAG aaatttattgtCCAGCACCACCACAAATTGACAATGGAATAATTCAAGGGGAACGTGACCATTATGGATATAGACAGTCTATAACGTATGCATGTAATAAAGGATTCACCATGATTGGAGAGCACTCTATTTATTGTACTGTGAATAACGATGAAGGAGAGTGGAGTGGCCCACCACCTGAATGCAGAG GAAAATCTCTAACTTCCAAGGTCCCACCAACAGTTCAGAAACCTACCACAGTAAATGTTCCAACTACAGAAGTCTCACCAACTTCTCAGAAAACCACCACAAAAACCACCACACCAAATGCTCAAGGTACAGAGACTCCATCAGTTCTTCAAAAACACACCACAGAGAATGTTTCAGCTACAAGAACCCCACCAACTCCTCAGAAACCCACCATAGTAAATGTCCCAGCTACAATAGTCACACCAACACCTCAGAAACCCACCACAATAAATGTTCCAGCTACAGGAGTCTCATCAACACCTCAAAGACACACCATAGTAAACGTTTCAGCTACAGGAACCCTACCAACTCTTCAGAAACCCACCAGAGCAAATGATTCAGCCACCAAATCCCCAGCAGCAGCTCAGACATCTTTCATATCAAAAACCCTATCTACAAAGACCCCTTCTGCAGCTCAGAATCCCATGATGACACATGCTTCTGCTACACAGGCCACACTAACAGCCCAAAGATTCACCACAGCAAAAGTTGCATTTACGCAGAGTCCTCCAGCAGCACGTAAGTCCACTAATGTACATTCCCCAGTGACTAATGGTCTCAAGAGTACACAAAGATTCCCTTCTGCTCATATTACAGCAACACGGAGTACACCTGTTTCCAGGACAACCAAGCATTTTCATGAAACAACCCCAAATAAAGGAAATGGAACCACTTCAG GTACTACCCGTCTTCTATCTG acaggttctcgtcctgtcacccaggctggtatgcggtggtgtga
- the CD55 gene encoding complement decay-accelerating factor isoform X1, translating to MTVARPSVPAALPLLGELPRLLLLVLLCLPAVWGDCGLPPEVPNAQPALEGRTSFPEDTVITYKCEEGFVKIPGEKDSVICLKGSQWSDIEEFCNRSCEVPTRLNSASLKQPYITQNYFPVGTIVEYECRPGYMREPSLSTKLTCLQNLKWSTAVEFCKKKSCPNPGEIRNGQIDVPSGILFGATISFSCNTGYKLFGSTSSFCLISGSSVQWSDPLPECREIYCPAPPQIDNGIIQGERDHYGYRQSITYACNKGFTMIGEHSIYCTVNNDEGEWSGPPPECRGKSLTSKVPPTVQKPTTVNVPTTEVSPTSQKTTTKTTTPNAQGTETPSVLQKHTTENVSATRTPPTPQKPTIVNVPATIVTPTPQKPTTINVPATGVSSTPQRHTIVNVSATGTLPTLQKPTRANDSATKSPAAAQTSFISKTLSTKTPSAAQNPMMTHASATQATLTAQRFTTAKVAFTQSPPAARKSTNVHSPVTNGLKSTQRFPSAHITATRSTPVSRTTKHFHETTPNKGNGTTSGTTRLLSGSRPVTQAGMRWCDRSSLQSRTPGFKRSFHFSLPSSWYYRWSLTLSSRLECSGATPISAHCNPHLPGSSKSSASSSQVAGITGMCHHAQMSPQWTERCSPTL from the exons ATGACCGTCGCGCGGCCGAGCGTGCCCGCGGCGCTGCCCCTCCTCGGGGAGCTGCcccggctgctgctgctggtgctgtTGTGCCTGCCGGCCGTGTGGG GTGACTGTGGCCTTCCCCCAGAAGTACCTAATGCCCAGCCAGCTTTGGAAGGCCGTACAAGTTTTCCCGAGGATACCGTAATAACGTACAAATGTGAAGAAGGCTTTGTGAAAATTCCTGGCGAGAAGGACTCAGTGATCTGCCTTAAGGGCAGTCAATGGTCAGATATTGAAGAGTTCTGCAATC GTAGCTGCGAGGTGCCAACCAGGCTAAATTCTGCATCCCTCAAACAGCCTTATATCACTCAGAATTATTTTCCAGTCGGTACTATTGTGGAATATGAGTGCCGTCCAGGTTACATGAGAGAACCTTCTCTATCAACAAAACTAACTTGCCTTCAGAATTTAAAATGGTCCACAGCAGTCGAATTTTGTAAAA AGAAATCATGCCCTAATCCGGGAGAAATACGAAATGGTCAGATTGATGTACCAAGTGGCATATTATTTGGTGCAACCATCTCCTTCTCATGTAACACAGG GTACAAATTATTTGGCTCGACTTCTAGTTTTTGTCTTATTTCAGGCAGCTCTGTCCAGTGGAGTGACCCGTTGCCAGAGTGCAGAG aaatttattgtCCAGCACCACCACAAATTGACAATGGAATAATTCAAGGGGAACGTGACCATTATGGATATAGACAGTCTATAACGTATGCATGTAATAAAGGATTCACCATGATTGGAGAGCACTCTATTTATTGTACTGTGAATAACGATGAAGGAGAGTGGAGTGGCCCACCACCTGAATGCAGAG GAAAATCTCTAACTTCCAAGGTCCCACCAACAGTTCAGAAACCTACCACAGTAAATGTTCCAACTACAGAAGTCTCACCAACTTCTCAGAAAACCACCACAAAAACCACCACACCAAATGCTCAAGGTACAGAGACTCCATCAGTTCTTCAAAAACACACCACAGAGAATGTTTCAGCTACAAGAACCCCACCAACTCCTCAGAAACCCACCATAGTAAATGTCCCAGCTACAATAGTCACACCAACACCTCAGAAACCCACCACAATAAATGTTCCAGCTACAGGAGTCTCATCAACACCTCAAAGACACACCATAGTAAACGTTTCAGCTACAGGAACCCTACCAACTCTTCAGAAACCCACCAGAGCAAATGATTCAGCCACCAAATCCCCAGCAGCAGCTCAGACATCTTTCATATCAAAAACCCTATCTACAAAGACCCCTTCTGCAGCTCAGAATCCCATGATGACACATGCTTCTGCTACACAGGCCACACTAACAGCCCAAAGATTCACCACAGCAAAAGTTGCATTTACGCAGAGTCCTCCAGCAGCACGTAAGTCCACTAATGTACATTCCCCAGTGACTAATGGTCTCAAGAGTACACAAAGATTCCCTTCTGCTCATATTACAGCAACACGGAGTACACCTGTTTCCAGGACAACCAAGCATTTTCATGAAACAACCCCAAATAAAGGAAATGGAACCACTTCAG GTACTACCCGTCTTCTATCTG gttctcgtcctgtcacccaggctggtatgcggtggtgtgatcgtagctcactgcagtctcgaactcctgggttcaagcgatccttccacttcagcctcccaagtagctggtactacag